The DNA sequence CCAGCTCGTTTCCCTTGTACAATCCAAGTCGCCAATACAAGAGCAGCCACTTAGCTGCCGAAAATGGAAGCAGCGTCCTCCTGGCATCCAGCAGCTTTTTCAAGTCAAGTTCATTCATCAGATCGAACATTTCGCTGCTTGTGTATCCTGCAGCAGACAGTCCGGCAACAATCGAGCCCGCGCTCGTGCCGGCCACCCTTTCAAAGCGGAATCCTTTCTGCTCAATGACCTCCAAAGCACCGATCAGCGCAAAGCCTTTAATGCCGCCGCCCGAAAAAACGCCGTCTATATACATGCAAGCCACCCCCGTCGATGATACCTGCTTGATACATCTTTAATCGGGCAGCTGCAAAAATAGTACGGCGGACAAATTAATTATTCAGGATAAAATATCAGGTTACGTAAAATACTGGACTTCTGCTTCCGGAAAAAAGGAATGGACATAACTTCGGATGGTTTCTTCCATTTCCTTTGCTTCATCGTTCTGGTATACATATTTTCCTATTCCGTAGCGGCCCCACTTATATTTCCGCTTTTCTTCATCCATTTCAAGCTTTGTTTTCGGATAGCGTTTTTCTATGACCTTCTTGGCAGGCTTAGTGAAACGGTGCTGAATAAGTTCAAAAGTAAGATCTTTAAGCTCTATGCCATCCAGCGACTGCTTCAGCCTTTCAAAAAGCTCATAATATCCTTCTTTCCAGTTTTCATGAAGATAGATTGGCGCCACGATAAAACCTAAAGGGTATCCCGCCCCTGCAACCTTCCTGGCCGCTTCGAGCCGTTCATCGAAAGTGGAGGTGCCCGGTTCAAAATTCTTGATTACATATCGTGAATTGACGCTGAAGCGGAACCTTGTCTTGCCGTTATGCTTGGCATCAAGCAGATGGTCGACATGGTGGTACTTAGTCACAAAGCGGAGTCTTCCATACTCTGTCCCGCCGATGAATTCAATCGTCTTTTTCAATGAGTGCGTCAAATGGTCAAGCCCTACAATATCCGAGGTACAGGCAGCTTCAAATCGGGTGACTTCAGGCGCCCGCTCCTCCATATATTTTTCAGCCTGAGCAAAGATATCCTCAAGGTTTACATATGTGCGGATATACGGCTTGCTCCCAAGGGTTGTCTGCAGATAGCAGTAATGGCAATGCCCCATGCATCCTGTTGCAAGCGGGATGGCATACTCGGCTGACGGTTTGGACGTATCGAATTTGAGCGTCCTCCTGATGCCTACTACGAGTGTCGATTTTGCATTCCGGTACTGCTGAAGCTCATTATTCCCCGGGATGCCGCGCACCTGGTTGTGGGAAGTGGTTTCGCGGATTTCGATGCCTAGCTCCTCAAATTTCTCCTTCAGCTCCTTTCCCAAAGGATATTCAAGCGCTTTCGGTTCTATATACACAAGCTGCGGCATGAATGGTTTCATCTTTATAACCCCGTTTCTATGTTTGCTTGGCTCAGGCATGTCGCCGGCACTTTTTTGTAGTATGAGCATTATTGGGGCAAAACCAAAAAAAGAGGACGGAAAAATTTTTCCATCCTCTTTTTACTGTTTATGAAAATTTTACAAGCCGCATTTCAATTGGGCATTACAGTTTGTGCAGGTATTGCAGCCGCCGATTTCTTTTACCTTGCCCTGGCGGCATACCGGGCAGGTGTTGCCTACTTCCGAGCCGATGGTTACATCTGTCGATCTGAGGTCACTGATTGTGTCAACCAGCACAACACGCTGTTTCGGCTTTTCTTCTTTCGTTTCTTCCTCATCGAAGGTGTTTTCTTCCGCTTTCAGCGTAAGGACCTGCGAGTCGCGGGAACCGTCGACATATACTGTTCCGCCTTTCGCTCCGCCGCGGTACAGGCGTTCATACACACCTTCCACCTGTTCAACGCTATAGCCCTTCGGTGCATTGACCGTCTTGCTTATAGAACTGTCAATCCAGCGCTGGATGACACATTGAACATCAGCATGCGCTTCAGGGGAAAGCTCCATAGCGGAAATAAACCATTCCGGCAGGTTCTCAGGATCTGCGTCAGGGTTGCGGTCAAGATACTCTTGTACGATATCTGCCTTCACCTCAATGAACTTCCCTAATCGGCCGC is a window from the Bacillus infantis NRRL B-14911 genome containing:
- the splB gene encoding spore photoproduct lyase; this encodes MKPFMPQLVYIEPKALEYPLGKELKEKFEELGIEIRETTSHNQVRGIPGNNELQQYRNAKSTLVVGIRRTLKFDTSKPSAEYAIPLATGCMGHCHYCYLQTTLGSKPYIRTYVNLEDIFAQAEKYMEERAPEVTRFEAACTSDIVGLDHLTHSLKKTIEFIGGTEYGRLRFVTKYHHVDHLLDAKHNGKTRFRFSVNSRYVIKNFEPGTSTFDERLEAARKVAGAGYPLGFIVAPIYLHENWKEGYYELFERLKQSLDGIELKDLTFELIQHRFTKPAKKVIEKRYPKTKLEMDEEKRKYKWGRYGIGKYVYQNDEAKEMEETIRSYVHSFFPEAEVQYFT